From a single Gadus morhua chromosome 3, gadMor3.0, whole genome shotgun sequence genomic region:
- the tpcn3 gene encoding two pore segment channel 3 — MSETPQLENIPEDTGKGLSNGMDTKQKEELELAAVYVSDAQHNRNIFFETQPQAVRLYLLYNHWLLVVLLYFFIIVNLLLAVVEQPALLPVPTWASMLVELVCLSVFSGRLVHYAKVIPRDKFWKDPKNLCILVILLLTLVDMIIYGALKATDIYSVRWSRVFRPLLLVNFTEGRQLRRAFRSIRNALPQILSVFLLFIFSILIFSLMALKLFGKRGLKTNSGKPYFTNFLEIVFDLYVLVTTANSPDIMMPAYNASSFFAVFFVIFILINTYIFMSVFLAVVYNNYKKYLKEEVRQLVRTKRHKMVRAFAILQERREGLEEPVVSHASWNQLVRLVQADLSHAHRELLWSVADQHNQGYIGKLAFVQLADLLNIQVIAVKSRPHPLQRWSPSLYLSTPSRWLCRAVQHRVFVMVYDVIILVNAVFIGLDEEDPLIRNSEWFFLALYLLEILLKLYAMEPRAFYSRHNFWNWFDTIIIVSALVATIINTAMTSVGGYSSRQILDIVFTLRVLRLIRVVDSIKRFRVIINTLIKIGPTMLTFAQLIIVVYYIFAMVGMELFQGRIQFFDSDSPGKHSCGNPALQDSSFAQLNYCKNNFNNVVSSFILLVELTVVNQWHVLSSGFTAVTHPSARLFFILFHIIVVIIIINIFVAFVLEAFFVEYTLEKSLLHTSLEKRIQELGVAQDDLGPPNLVDAMETTDNNLRTGEPQTRLMFKISSTRYRTVDSLLQRMFEADLDPEDFGGEDDPEESSNFNFSNPVFSSI, encoded by the exons ATGTCTGAGACTCCTCAGCTTGAGAACATCCCTGAAGACACAGGAAAGGGATTGTCTAACGGAATGGACACGAAACAGAAGGAG GAGCTGGAGCTGGCTGCGGTCTACGTATCAGACGCCCAACACAACAGGAATATCTTCTTTGAGACCCAGCCACAAGCTGTCAG GTTGTATCTCCTGTACAACCACTGGTTACTTGTGGTCCTGCTTTATTTCTTCATCATAGTCAACCTTCTCCTGGCCGTAGTGGAGCAGCCTGCCCTCCTCCCTGTTCCTACCTGG GCCTCCATGCTGGTAGAgttggtctgcctgtctgtgttttcCGGTCGCCTGGTCCACTACGCCAAAGTCATCCCACGGGACAAGTTCTGGAAGGACCCCAAAAACCTCTGCATCCTGGTCATACTTCTG CTGACCCTGGTGGACATGATCATCTATGGAGCGCTGAAGGCCACAGACATCTACTCTGTCCGCTGGTCTCGAGTGTTTCGACCACTGCTTCTAGTTAACTTCACAGAGGGAAGACAG CTGCGCAGAGCGTTTCGAAGTATCCGGAATGCTCTTCCTCAGATCCTCtccgtcttcctcctcttcatcttcagCATCCTCATCTTCTCGCTCATGGCTCTCAAACTATTTGGAAAACG AGGACTGAAGACAAACAGCGGAAAGCCTTATTTTACCAACTTCCTGGAGATTGTCTTTGACCTCTACGTTCTGGTCACTACAGCCAACAGCCCGGACATCAT GATGCCCGCCTACAATGCCAGCTCCTTCTTTGCCGTGTTCTTCgtcatcttcatcctcatcaacaCTTATATCTTCATGTCCGTTTTCCTCGCTGTCGTCTACAACAACTATAAGAAATACCTCAAG GAAGAGGTGCGACAGCTGGTGAGGACCAAGAGACATAAAATGGTGCGAGCCTTCGCCATCCTGCAGGAGCGTCGCGAGGGATTGGAGGAGCCGGTGGTAAGCCACGCCTCCTGGAACCAGCTGGTCCGTCTGGTCCAAGCAGACCTctcccacgcacacagagaGCTGCTGTGGAGCGTTGCAGACCAACACAACCAGGGATACATAG GTAAACTGGCGTTTGTCCAGCTGGCTGACCTGCTGAACATCCAGGTGATTGCGGTTAAGTCCCGCCCACACCCCCTGCAGCGCTGgagcccctccctctacctgtcCACCCCCAGTCGCTGGCTCTGCCGTGCTGTCCAACACAG GGTGTTTGTGATGGTCTATGACGTCATCATCCTGGTGAACGCGGTGTTCATTGGCCTGGATGAGGAAGACCCTTTGATCAGGAACAGTGAGTGGTTCTTCCTCGCCCTCTACCTGCTGGAGATTCTCCTCAAGCTGTACGCCATGGAACCCAGAGCCTTCTACTCCAGACACAACTTCTGGAACTG GTTTGATACCATCATCATCGTCTCTGCCCTGGTCGCTACCATCATAAACACAGCCATGACATCAG TTGGGGGGTACAGCAGTCGGCAGATCTTGGACATCGTCTTCACACTCCGGGTTCTCAGACTTATCCGAGTTGTGGACAGCATCAAGAG GTTCAGGGTCATTATAAACACTCTGATTAAGATCGGACCGACCATGCTAACCTTCGCCCAGCTCATCATC gtggTGTACTATATCTTTGCTATGGTGGGGATGGAGCTGTTTCAAGGAAGGATTCAGTTCTTTGACTCCGACTCCCCGGGGAAGCACTCCTGTGGGAACCCAGCCCTGCAGGATAGCAGCTTCGCTCAGCTGAACTACTGCAAGAACAACTTCAACAACGTGGTGTCGTCCTTCATCCTCCTTGTGGAGCTGACCGTGGTCAACCAGTGGCATG TTCTGAGTAGCGGCTTCACTGCTGTCACTCACCCGTCAGCCAgactcttcttcatcctcttccaCATCATCgtggtcatcatcatcatcaa TATCTTCGTAGCGTTCGTCCTGGAGGCCTTCTTCGTGGAGTACACACTGGAGAAGAGCCTACTGCACACCTCCCTGGAGAAGAGAATACAGGAGCTGGGAGTGGCCCA ggatgacTTAGGGCCTCCTAACCTGGTCGATGCAATGGAAACCACAGATAACAACCTCAGAACTGGAGAACCCCAAACCAGACTGATGTTTAAAATCTCCTCCACAA GGTACCGGACCGTGGACAGTCTGCTTCAGCGGATGTTTGAGGCGGATCTTGACCCGGAGGACTTCGGTGGGGAAGACGACCCGGAAGAATCTTCTAACTTTAACTTTTCAAATCCAGTTTTTAGCTCGATATAA
- the rcor3 gene encoding REST corepressor 3 isoform X2, whose amino-acid sequence MPGMMDRGSEYLGKGRSNGAKSPSNASNGHFSEESASDEEHDVGMRVGADYQASVPDFDPGNTRDGEKDGGGMLVWAPYHSIVESKLDEYISIAKEKHGYNVEQALGMLFWHQHNVEKSLADLPNFTPFPDDWTVEDKVLFEQAFSFHGKSFHRIQQMLPDKSICSLVKYYYSWKKTRSRTSLMDRQARKLASRNAPEDSDEEMEEANPVEANDSDYDPNKDAKKESPAEAQAVTTKPGPARREYQTLQHRHHSQRSKCRPPKGMYLSQEDVLAVSCSFSAANGLLRQLDTELVSLKRQVQNAKQMNSGLKHGVEMGIDDFRLPESNQKMNARWTTDEQLLAVQGVRKYGKDFQAIADVIGNKTVGQVKNFFVNYRRRFNLEEVLQEWEAEQGSHAPNGEGSPPGEAGKNSSNTSGKSTDEDDEEGQLTSSSLSPALSLIAQSSSLHLPPPLLRPSLPATPALHRQPPPLQQQARFLQPRPSLSQPRPSLSQPRPSLSQPRPSLNQPPPLIRPSSALLPRLNPRPVAPPAGLQLTNKSEPSSSLH is encoded by the exons ATGCCTGGCATGATGGACAGGGGCTCCGAGTACCTGGGGAAGGGACGCTCCAACGGCGCAAAGAGTCCGTCGAACGCGTCCAACGGACACTTCTCTGAAGAGAGCGCTAGCGACGAAGAGCACG ATGTGGGAATGCGCGTGGGGGCAGATTATCAAGCCTCTGTCCCGGACTTTGACCCTG GCAACAccagggatggagagaaagacgGTGGAGGGATGTTGGTTTGGGCACCATACCACTCCATCGTTGAATCCAAAC TAGATGAATACATCTCCATCGCCAAGGAGAAGCATGGCTATAATGTTGAACAA GCCCTTGGCATGTTGTTCTGGCACCAACACAACGTGGAGAAGTCTCTGGCGGACCTGCCCAACTTCACCCCCTTCCCTGACGACTGGACAGTGGAAGACAAGGTCCTGTTTGAGCAGGCCTTCAGCTTCCACGGCAAGAGCTTCCACCGCATCCAGCAGATG CTTCCAGATAAGTCCATCTGCAGCCTGGTGAAGTACTACTACTCCTGGAAGAAGACCCGCTCTCGAACCAGCCTGATGGACCGGCAGGCCCGCAAGCTGGCCTCCAGGAACGCCCCGGAAGACAG tgatgaggagatggaggaggccaATCCAGTCGAAGCCAACGACAGCGACTACGACCCCAACAAGGACGCCAAGAAAGAG AGCCCTGCTGAGGCCCAGGCTGTGACCACTAAGCCCGGGCCGGCCCGCCGGGAGTACCAGACCCTGCAGCACCGGCACCACTCCCAGCGCTCCAAGTGCCGTCCCCCCAAAGGGATGTATCTGAGCCAGGAGGACGTGCTGGCCGTCTCCTGCAGCTTCAGCGCAGCCAATGGCCTCCTCCGTCAGCTGGACACGGAGCTGGTGTCACTCAAAAGACAG gttCAGAACGCCAAGCAGATGAACAGTGGTCTGAAACATGGGGTGGAAATGGGCATTGATGATTTTCGGCTTCCAGAG AGCAACCAGAAGATGAATGCTCGTTGGACGACTGATGAACAGCTTCTTGCCGTCCAGG GGGTCAGGAAGTATGGGAAGGACTTCCAGGCCATCGCAGACGTCATCGGCAACAAGACCGTCGGCCAGGTGAAGAACTTCTTCGTGAACTACAGACGGCGTTTTAACCTGGAGGAGGTCCTTCAAGAGTGGGAGGCGGAGCAGGGAAGCCACGCCCCCAACGGAGAGGGCAGCCCCCCTGGGGAAGCCGGGAAAAACAGCTCCAACACGTCAGGGAAGAGCACTGACGAGGATGACGAGGAG GGTCAGCTgacttcctcctctctgtctcctgcgCTGTCTTTGATCGCCCAGagctcctccctccacctgcccccccctctcctgagACCCTCCCTTCCCGCCACCCCCGCTTTGCATCGCCAGCCCCCTCCCCTGCAGCAGCAAGCCCGCTTCctccagccccgcccctccctcagccagccccgcccctccctcagccagccccgcccctccctcagccagccccgcccctccctcaaCCAGCCGCCGCCCCTCATCCGGCCCTCCAGCGCCCTGCTCCCCCGCCTCAACCCCCGACCCGTCGCACCCCCCGCCGGCCTGCAGCTCACAAACAAATCAgaaccctcctcttccctccactaa
- the LOC115539949 gene encoding myelin and lymphocyte protein, whose protein sequence is MASNAAPLGTLPSGIGIFTCLPDIFYLPELVFGGLVWILVASSLVVPANPQGWVMFVSVFCFVVTFLWMVLFACGAHHSKPGWAAADFVYHGIAAFFYLSASVALARVTIEMKDGSIFLNYQLDISAVVFSYVATLLYFVHTILSAIRWKSF, encoded by the exons ATGGCATCCAACGCAGCCCCCTTGGGAACGCTTCCCAGTGGGATTGGAATATTTACCTGCCTTCCCGATATTTTCTACCTCCCAGAACTG GTGTTTGGAGGCCTTGTCTGGATCCTGGTGGCCTCTTCGCTGGTCGTCCCAGCCAACCCTCAGGGCTGGGTGATGTTCGTCTCCGTCTTCTGCTTCGTCGTGACCTTCCTCTGGATGGTGCTGTTCGCCTGCGGGGCACATCACAGCAAACCCGGCTGGGCTGCTGCA GACTTTGTGTACCACGGCATCGCTGCCTTCTTCTACCTCAGTGCCTCTGTTGCACTAGCCAGAGTAACTATAGAGATGAAGGATGGGAGCATTTTTCTGAACTACCAGCTGGATATATCTGCTGTG GTCTTTTCCTACGTGGCCACGCTCCTTTACTTTGTCCACACCATCCTGTCGGCTATACGCTGGAAGTCTTTCTAA
- the pgap4 gene encoding post-GPI attachment to proteins factor 4, with translation MEWLRRVRRRWPRPVAKDLLLRVRSRPAGQALLLCVLTFGVLLPLLCQRMLYSYYFFRPWYLEPRSEAALQESYRRGQGALSFWQKDTGAHAVQTQLEPHLLVTVVTARRTEARDYHYLLQVMQQLAGLLASCSGERCAQVLLCDVESDPKANEDLALLEGRFQTVRRSVEERRMMSGESVNTFEKEKRDYVFCLKKGWELLRPKNVVVLEDDAWPQPDFFPVIQDLLSRSFSSGTLYIKLYHPERLQRYWNPEPYRLLEWLGLGLLASSLLLLVLPYCSSFSFTLRHLLFFSVYTMALAELVGRHYLLELRRASPQLYAVSPATECCTPAMLYPGNASLRAARYLDGSFCVKGLAKDLVLFRMARSFPGERAHSLEPNLVAHIGAFSSVRPNPLRPSLL, from the coding sequence ATGGAGTGGCTCCGCCGGGTGAGGAGGCGATGGCCCAGGCCGGTGGCCAAGGACCTGCTCCTGCGCGTGCGTTCCCGGCCCGCGGGCCAGGCCTTGCTCCTGTGCGTGCTGACCTTCGGcgtgctgctgccgctgctgtgcCAGCGGATGCTCTACTCCTACTACTTCTTCAGACCCTGGTACCTGGAGCCCCGCAGCGAGGCGGCCCTCCAGGAGAGCTACCGCCGCGGTCAGGGAGCTCTGAGCTTCTGGCAGAAGGACACGGGGGCCCACGCCGTCCAGACCCAGCTTGAGCCTCACCTGCTGGTCACCGTGGTGACAGCCAGGCGTACAGAGGCGCGGGACTACCACTACCTCCTGCAGGTGATGCAGCAGCTGGCAGGTCTTCTGGCCTCCTGCAGTGGGGAGCGTTGTGCCCAGGTTCTGCTGTGCGACGTGGAAAGCGATCCCAAGGCGAACGAGGACTTGGCCTTACTGGAGGGAAGGTTCCAGACGGTGAGGAGGTCTgtcgaggagaggaggatgatgagcgGGGAATCCGTGAACACAtttgagaaggagaagagggactATGTGTTCTGTCTCAAGAAGGGATGGGAGCTGCTCAGGCCTAAGAATGTGGTGGTGCTCGAGGACGATGCGTGGCCGCAGCCAGACTTCTTCCCTGTGATCCAGGACCTGTTGTCCCGGAGCTTCTCCAGCGGCACCCTCTACATCAAGCTGTACCACCCAGAGAGACTGCAGCGCTACTGGAACCCAGAGCCATACCGTCTGCTGGAGTGGCTGGGCCTGGGCCTCCTGGCCTCCTCGTTGCTCCTCCTGGTGCTCCCCTattgctcctccttctccttcacgcTCAGACACCTGCTGTTCTTCAGCGTGTACACCATGGCGCTGGCGGAGCTGGTGGGGAGGCACTACCTGCTGGAGCTACGGCGGGCGTCGCCCCAGCTCTACGCCGTGTCCCCGGCCACAGAGTGCTGCACGCCGGCCATGCTGTACCCGGGGAACGCCTCGCTGCGAGCCGCCCGCTATCTGGACGGCTCCTTCTGCGTCAAGGGCCTAGCCAAGGACCTGGTCCTGTTCCGCATGGCGCGCTCCTTCCCCGGGGAGAGGGCGCACAGCCTGGAGCCCAACCTCGTTGCACACATCGGGGCCTTCTCCTCGGTGAGGCCCAACCCCCTCAGGCCCAGCCTGCTCTGA
- the rcor3 gene encoding REST corepressor 3 isoform X1, translating into MPGMMDRGSEYLGKGRSNGAKSPSNASNGHFSEESASDEEHDVGMRVGADYQASVPDFDPGVSPAGNTRDGEKDGGGMLVWAPYHSIVESKLDEYISIAKEKHGYNVEQALGMLFWHQHNVEKSLADLPNFTPFPDDWTVEDKVLFEQAFSFHGKSFHRIQQMLPDKSICSLVKYYYSWKKTRSRTSLMDRQARKLASRNAPEDSDEEMEEANPVEANDSDYDPNKDAKKESPAEAQAVTTKPGPARREYQTLQHRHHSQRSKCRPPKGMYLSQEDVLAVSCSFSAANGLLRQLDTELVSLKRQVQNAKQMNSGLKHGVEMGIDDFRLPESNQKMNARWTTDEQLLAVQGVRKYGKDFQAIADVIGNKTVGQVKNFFVNYRRRFNLEEVLQEWEAEQGSHAPNGEGSPPGEAGKNSSNTSGKSTDEDDEEGQLTSSSLSPALSLIAQSSSLHLPPPLLRPSLPATPALHRQPPPLQQQARFLQPRPSLSQPRPSLSQPRPSLSQPRPSLNQPPPLIRPSSALLPRLNPRPVAPPAGLQLTNKSEPSSSLH; encoded by the exons ATGCCTGGCATGATGGACAGGGGCTCCGAGTACCTGGGGAAGGGACGCTCCAACGGCGCAAAGAGTCCGTCGAACGCGTCCAACGGACACTTCTCTGAAGAGAGCGCTAGCGACGAAGAGCACG ATGTGGGAATGCGCGTGGGGGCAGATTATCAAGCCTCTGTCCCGGACTTTGACCCTG GTGTGTCCCCGGCAGGCAACAccagggatggagagaaagacgGTGGAGGGATGTTGGTTTGGGCACCATACCACTCCATCGTTGAATCCAAAC TAGATGAATACATCTCCATCGCCAAGGAGAAGCATGGCTATAATGTTGAACAA GCCCTTGGCATGTTGTTCTGGCACCAACACAACGTGGAGAAGTCTCTGGCGGACCTGCCCAACTTCACCCCCTTCCCTGACGACTGGACAGTGGAAGACAAGGTCCTGTTTGAGCAGGCCTTCAGCTTCCACGGCAAGAGCTTCCACCGCATCCAGCAGATG CTTCCAGATAAGTCCATCTGCAGCCTGGTGAAGTACTACTACTCCTGGAAGAAGACCCGCTCTCGAACCAGCCTGATGGACCGGCAGGCCCGCAAGCTGGCCTCCAGGAACGCCCCGGAAGACAG tgatgaggagatggaggaggccaATCCAGTCGAAGCCAACGACAGCGACTACGACCCCAACAAGGACGCCAAGAAAGAG AGCCCTGCTGAGGCCCAGGCTGTGACCACTAAGCCCGGGCCGGCCCGCCGGGAGTACCAGACCCTGCAGCACCGGCACCACTCCCAGCGCTCCAAGTGCCGTCCCCCCAAAGGGATGTATCTGAGCCAGGAGGACGTGCTGGCCGTCTCCTGCAGCTTCAGCGCAGCCAATGGCCTCCTCCGTCAGCTGGACACGGAGCTGGTGTCACTCAAAAGACAG gttCAGAACGCCAAGCAGATGAACAGTGGTCTGAAACATGGGGTGGAAATGGGCATTGATGATTTTCGGCTTCCAGAG AGCAACCAGAAGATGAATGCTCGTTGGACGACTGATGAACAGCTTCTTGCCGTCCAGG GGGTCAGGAAGTATGGGAAGGACTTCCAGGCCATCGCAGACGTCATCGGCAACAAGACCGTCGGCCAGGTGAAGAACTTCTTCGTGAACTACAGACGGCGTTTTAACCTGGAGGAGGTCCTTCAAGAGTGGGAGGCGGAGCAGGGAAGCCACGCCCCCAACGGAGAGGGCAGCCCCCCTGGGGAAGCCGGGAAAAACAGCTCCAACACGTCAGGGAAGAGCACTGACGAGGATGACGAGGAG GGTCAGCTgacttcctcctctctgtctcctgcgCTGTCTTTGATCGCCCAGagctcctccctccacctgcccccccctctcctgagACCCTCCCTTCCCGCCACCCCCGCTTTGCATCGCCAGCCCCCTCCCCTGCAGCAGCAAGCCCGCTTCctccagccccgcccctccctcagccagccccgcccctccctcagccagccccgcccctccctcagccagccccgcccctccctcaaCCAGCCGCCGCCCCTCATCCGGCCCTCCAGCGCCCTGCTCCCCCGCCTCAACCCCCGACCCGTCGCACCCCCCGCCGGCCTGCAGCTCACAAACAAATCAgaaccctcctcttccctccactaa
- the rcor3 gene encoding REST corepressor 3 isoform X3, which yields MPGMMDRGSEYLGKGRSNGAKSPSNASNGHFSEESASDEEHDVGMRVGADYQASVPDFDPGVSPAGNTRDGEKDGGGMLVWAPYHSIVESKLDEYISIAKEKHGYNVEQALGMLFWHQHNVEKSLADLPNFTPFPDDWTVEDKVLFEQAFSFHGKSFHRIQQMLPDKSICSLVKYYYSWKKTRSRTSLMDRQARKLASRNAPEDSDEEMEEANPVEANDSDYDPNKDAKKESPAEAQAVTTKPGPARREYQTLQHRHHSQRSKCRPPKGMYLSQEDVLAVSCSFSAANGLLRQLDTELVSLKRQVQNAKQMNSGLKHGVEMGIDDFRLPESNQKMNARWTTDEQLLAVQGVRKYGKDFQAIADVIGNKTVGQVKNFFVNYRRRFNLEEVLQEWEAEQGSHAPNGEGSPPGEAGKNSSNTSGKSTDEDDEEILDQTGLQTHWSAC from the exons ATGCCTGGCATGATGGACAGGGGCTCCGAGTACCTGGGGAAGGGACGCTCCAACGGCGCAAAGAGTCCGTCGAACGCGTCCAACGGACACTTCTCTGAAGAGAGCGCTAGCGACGAAGAGCACG ATGTGGGAATGCGCGTGGGGGCAGATTATCAAGCCTCTGTCCCGGACTTTGACCCTG GTGTGTCCCCGGCAGGCAACAccagggatggagagaaagacgGTGGAGGGATGTTGGTTTGGGCACCATACCACTCCATCGTTGAATCCAAAC TAGATGAATACATCTCCATCGCCAAGGAGAAGCATGGCTATAATGTTGAACAA GCCCTTGGCATGTTGTTCTGGCACCAACACAACGTGGAGAAGTCTCTGGCGGACCTGCCCAACTTCACCCCCTTCCCTGACGACTGGACAGTGGAAGACAAGGTCCTGTTTGAGCAGGCCTTCAGCTTCCACGGCAAGAGCTTCCACCGCATCCAGCAGATG CTTCCAGATAAGTCCATCTGCAGCCTGGTGAAGTACTACTACTCCTGGAAGAAGACCCGCTCTCGAACCAGCCTGATGGACCGGCAGGCCCGCAAGCTGGCCTCCAGGAACGCCCCGGAAGACAG tgatgaggagatggaggaggccaATCCAGTCGAAGCCAACGACAGCGACTACGACCCCAACAAGGACGCCAAGAAAGAG AGCCCTGCTGAGGCCCAGGCTGTGACCACTAAGCCCGGGCCGGCCCGCCGGGAGTACCAGACCCTGCAGCACCGGCACCACTCCCAGCGCTCCAAGTGCCGTCCCCCCAAAGGGATGTATCTGAGCCAGGAGGACGTGCTGGCCGTCTCCTGCAGCTTCAGCGCAGCCAATGGCCTCCTCCGTCAGCTGGACACGGAGCTGGTGTCACTCAAAAGACAG gttCAGAACGCCAAGCAGATGAACAGTGGTCTGAAACATGGGGTGGAAATGGGCATTGATGATTTTCGGCTTCCAGAG AGCAACCAGAAGATGAATGCTCGTTGGACGACTGATGAACAGCTTCTTGCCGTCCAGG GGGTCAGGAAGTATGGGAAGGACTTCCAGGCCATCGCAGACGTCATCGGCAACAAGACCGTCGGCCAGGTGAAGAACTTCTTCGTGAACTACAGACGGCGTTTTAACCTGGAGGAGGTCCTTCAAGAGTGGGAGGCGGAGCAGGGAAGCCACGCCCCCAACGGAGAGGGCAGCCCCCCTGGGGAAGCCGGGAAAAACAGCTCCAACACGTCAGGGAAGAGCACTGACGAGGATGACGAGGAG ATCTTGGACCAGACCGGCCTCCAAACCCACTGGTCCGCCTGTTGA